The genomic window TTGCTAGTTTCGTAGCCTGTCTATGCAGTTCTGGGAAAGATAAGGTTGTCTTTGTGCCGTCATCCCCCTCCCAAATAATAGCAGGGTGCTGGTGGTGCAGCCATTTCGTAACACAAGAATCATAAATGTTTAGTGTGCCCTCCGAAAACCATTTCGGATAGGGGAGACCGTTTTCTAAATTGAGCGTATCAGTATATCTTGAATTCCAGTTGATTTCTAACTCTTTTTCCGCTTGTTCCCAAAGCCATGCAACATCTTCAATACTTTTTTTATAGAAAGAATCATAGTCCTCGTAGCCAAGCTTTTTCATCCAGTTATATAAGCGTGTATTTTTTTTATATTCATCAGAAGGAATCCAAGCATTTTTTACAGGCATATCATCACCTCTACGTTAATAAAAATTAAGTGAGTGGGTTTTATGTATTAAGTGTATGCGAACGTTAGGTGGTGATATAACAGTTGTCTGATAGTAAACCGCTAAAAGAAAGAATACTAGATGCAGCCTTACAATTGTTCGAACGATATGGATACCATGGTGTGACTGTCAATCAGATTGTTGCTGAGTGCAGTGCTTCAAAGGGCGGATTTTATCATAATTTTTCCTCCAAGGATGAATTGTTATATGAAATTCATGATTATTTTATTTCATATGTGTTGGAGAAAGCAAAAAGAGCCTTTGAAGAGTGTGCCACCCCTACAGAAAAGCTAGTCGCGGTGATTCAGTCGTTTGTTAAAGTGTTTCACATGTATAAAGCGCATATCACGGTGTTTTACCAGGAAAGTATGTATCTACGACCTGAGTATAAGGAAGCCATTGCCACAAAACGTGATGAGTTTCGGACTATAATGCGTGCGGTGATTGTAGAGGGAGTTCAGTCGGGAGAGTTTCGAGAAGAACTAAATATTGATATCACTGTTATGTCTATATTAGGCACAGTGAACTGGACATACAAGTGGTATCAACCTAATGGTGCATCAACTATAGAGGAAATTGCTGAGCTTTATATTGATTTAATATTACATTCCATTTTAACTAACGATGCAAAGGTCAATAAGCAGTACGCACATTTTTTTCGAAAAATACCTTGTATATAGTTGATATTTTTTTTAGTCTTGCTCAGACCAACTGGTCGGTACGGAATTAGGGTGGGGGTGTAGGTTCGTCCTAATTGCCTGACGTGAATCCTTAATAACAAGTGAAATTCATGAAAAACCCTGAGAAATTCTTGAAAACCGGCTAGAAATTCTTGAAAAGCAGTGAGAAATTCTTGAAAAGAGCCGAAATTCTCTTGAAAAGTGGCCGAATTCTTGAAAACCGCGGAAAACTTCATGAAAACCAGTGAGAAATTCATGAAAAGAGCCGAATTTTTCTTGAAAACGAGTGAAATTCTTGAAAACCGCGGAAAAATTCTTGAAAACCGTTGAGAAATTCTTGAAAAGAGCTGAATTTTTCTTGAAAAGTGGCCGAATTCTTGAAAACCGCGGAAAAATTCTTGAAAACCAGTGGGAAATTCTTGAAAAGAGCCGAAATTTTCTTGAAAAGTGGCCGAATTCTTGAAAAATCCGAAAAAATTCTTGAAAATCACCACCTTAGTCATACAAAACGCCGTTAGTGAGAATACGAGAACTTAAGCATATCAAACAATACACACAGTGGATTAATAAATCTCTGGGAGAAGGAGATGACAACATGAATTTTTCATTTACGAAAGAGCAAATAATGATTCAAGAAATGGTTTCTGATTTCGCACAACGTGAAATAAAACCTCTTGCGGAGAGTCTAGACCGTACCAGTGAGTTTGCTCAAGATATTTTTAAAAAGATTGGAGAGCTCGGTTTACTAGGTTTACCGTTTCCTGAAGAGTACGGTGGTGCTGGTGCGGATACGATGTCATACGCCATTGCTGTTGAGGAAATTGGAAAAGCGTGCGGTGGGACGGGACTAAGCTATGCGGCTGCTGTATCTCTTGGGGCTTCACCTATTTACTATTTTGGAACGGAAGAGCAAAAGCAAACATGGCTCGTACCGATGGCAAAGGGTGAAACGTTAGGGTCGTTCGGTTTAACTGAGCCAAACGCAGGATCAGATGCAGGTGGAACGCAGACCAAAGCGATTCTTGATGGTGAGACGTACATCATTAATGGAGAGAAATGCTGGATTACAAACGCTGGCTACGCAAGACAAGTGATTGTAACCGCTGTCACCGGACAGGATGAACGTGGTAAGCCTATTATTTCTGCCATCATTGTACCAACCGATGCAGAGGGCGTTGATATTACATGCAATTATGAAAAAATGGGTGTTCGTGCCTCAAACACATGTCAGATTGTTTTAACGGATGTACGTGTGCCTAAAGAAAATATACTAGGAGATCACCAGAAGGGATTTAAGCAGTTTTTATATACGCTAGATGGAGGCCGAATTTCGATTGCTGCTCTTTCGGTTGGTATTGCCCAGGCAGCCTATGAAAAAGCACTGCAGTATGCAAAGGAGCGTAAGCAGTTCGGACAGTCGATTTCAAAGTTTCAGGCGATACAGTTTAAGTTAGCTGATATGGCGATGGAGATTGAACTCGCCCGTACTATGGTGCACAAAGCGGCTTGGTTAAAAGATAATGATAAACCGTTTGCGAAGGAAGCGGCATTTGCGAAGCTATATGCTTCAGAAGCGGGCTTTCGTGCTTGTAATCAGGCTATTCAAATTCATGGTGGGTACGGCTATATGCGTGAATACGAGGTAGAACGCCATCTGCGTGATATTAAATTAATGGAGATTGGTGAAGGTACATCGGAAATTCAAAGGCTTGTCATTGCTAGACAGATAGGTTGCTAATTTAATTGAGAATTTGTGCTTAGGACAAAAGAACTCATGTGCGAAAGAAGTTATGCGGAAAAATTTGAGCTTTATGCGTGGGATTTCTAAGTTTTTGCGTGAAATTTTGATTTTTGCGTGAAAAATTTAGTTTATACGTAAAACTTTGAGCTTTATGCGTAAAAAAATCAGATTTATGCGTGAATTTTTCCAATTTATGCGTAAAGGCTTAGAATCAACATCAATTTTTATGCGTGAACAATTCAGGTGCAACGTGTAGAACTTTGGGTTTATGAGACAGTTTCAAAGTTTCATGCGACACACGACATTTACAAGTTTCTCATTCAGCTACAAGAATCTTACACGCCGAACGAGAGACGTTCCGTGTCCATCTAATATTTTACAGCACTAAGAAAAAATCCAAGGAGGTATGCTATGGAACTGTTACAGGTTACCGTTGGTGAGCTGCTGTCGAAAAAGGCAGAGAAGCATCCTGATCATGAAGCGGTTGTGTACCCGGACCGTGACTTGAAAATGACATACAAGGAGTTCAATGACCATTGTCATAAGGTAGCGAAGGGGCTCATCCATTTAGGTATTCAAGCGGGAGAGCACGTAGCAATCTGGGCGACAAATAAGCCCGAATGGCTAACAAGTCAATTTGCCACGGCAAAGGCTGGGGCTGTGCTTGTTACTGTCAATACGAATTATCAACGAGCAGAGCTTGAATACTTATTAAAGCAATCTGATTCAACTACTCTTATTTTAATGGAGAAATTTCGTGATACGTCCTACATCAACACTTTGTATGAAATTGCACCAGAGCTAAAGACGAGTGAGCCCGGTCAGCTTGAATCAAAAGCACTGCCATGTTTAAAAAACGTTATTGTACTTGGAGAAAATAAATACCCGGGTACATTCAATTGGGGTGATGTAGTTGAGATGGGGGCACAAGTATCCGACGAAACACTACTAGCACGTGAACAATCTCTCCATCCACAAGATGTTATTAACATGCAATATACATCAGGTACTACAGGATTTCCAAAAGGAGTGATGCTCACTCACTCTAACATTGTGAATAATGCCTACAACATTGCGAGCTGCATGAATCTAACGCAAAATGACAGGCTATGCATTCCTGTCCCATTTTTCCATTGCTTTGGTTGTGTGCTTGGAACACTCGCCTGTGTCACAGTAGGGGCTACGATGGTACCTGTAGTTGAGTTTCAACCCGCAGCAGTGTTAGAAGCGGTTGAAAAAGAAAAATGTACAGCGTTACACGGGGTTCCAACTATGTTTATCGCAGAATTAAACGATCCGAGCTTCCTTTCTTATAAGCTTGAGTCCCTTCGAACCGGTATTATGGCAGGCTCGAATTGCCCGATAGAGGTGATGAAGGCTGTTATTGAAAAAATGGGGGCAACTGATATAACAATTGCCTATGGTCAAACAGAATCTTCACCGGTAATTACTCAGACGAGAACGGATGACCCGATTGAGATTAGAGTTGAATCAGTGGGGCGAGCGTTACCTAATGTAGAAGTGAAAATTGTTGAACCCGGCACCACAAATGAAGTGCCTAGGGGTATCCAAGGTGAGCTTTGTACACGTGGCTATCATGTCATGCGAGGCTATTACAATAATGATGCCGCAACAAAAGATGCGATAGATGTTGAAGGTTGGCTTCATACAGGCGATTTAGCTGTCATGGATGAAAACGGCTACTGTCGTATTACAGGTAGATTAAAAGACATGATTATTCGAGGTGGGGAAAATATTTACCCGCGTGAAATTGAGGAGTTTTTATATAAACATCCTGCCATTTTGGATGTGCAGGTCGTCGGCATCCCTGATGAAAAATATGGGGAAGAGGTTATGGCTTGGATTATCCCAAAGCAAGGTATCGAGTTAACAGAAGATGATATAAGACAATTTTGTAAGGGCAACATTTCAAGGCACAAAATCCCGCGCTATATTGCGTTTACGAATGAGTACCCTATGACAGCCTCTGGGAAGATTCAAAAGTTTCGACTGAGGGAGCAAGCAAAAAGCATTGTGCAAGGAGGTAGCCATGTTTGAAAAAATACTAATAGCGAATCGCGGAGAAATAGCAGTCCGCATTATGAAAACATGTCAAAAGCTACAAATCAAAACAGTGGCTATCTATTCGGAAGCCGATAAAGACGCCCCTCACGTCAAGCTTGCTGATGAAGCATATTTAATTGGGCCACCACGTGTCAATGAGAGTTACTTAGTAATCGATAAAATAATCGCAATTGCTAAACAAACGAATGTAAATGCTATTCATCCAGGCTACGGTCTATTATCTGAAAATTCAACGTTTGCAAGGCGCTGTGAAAGAGAGGACATTATCTTCATTGGTCCCACAGCGGATGTAATAGAAAAGATGGGGAGTAAGATTGAGGCGCGACGCACGATGCAGGAAGCGGGTGTGCCGATAGTGCCAGGCTATACAAATTCTCTTCAGGATGAAGAAGAAGCTATAAAAATAGCAAACGAAATTGGCTATCCGGTTATGCTGAAGGCTTCAGCGGGTGGAGGCGGAATTGGGATGCAAGTGGTCAGCTGTGATGACGATATTCGTAAAGCTTTTAAAAGTAACCAGCAGCGGGCTACAAACTTTTTTGGTGATGGCACCATGTATATCGAAAAATACATTGAGAACCCGCGCCATATAGAAGTACAAATTCTTGCAGATCAAAAAGGAACGACTGTGCACCTTTGGGAACGAGATTGTTCGATTCAAAGGCGTCATCAAAAGGTTGTCGAGGAAGCGCCCTCGCCGTTTTTAGATGACATAACACGTGCAAGCATGGGAGATGCAGCCGTTCGCGCAGCGAAACATATAGGGTATAGCAACGCTGGTACTATTGAGTTTCTCGTGGATGAGCAAAAGAATTTTTACTTCCTAGAAATGAATACACGCATTCAAGTGGAGCACCCGGTAACAGAGGAGATTACAGGACTAGACTTAGTAGAACAACAAATTCGGATTGCTGCTGGAAGCCCTTTACAGCTCACTCAATCAGACATAAAAGGCACTGGCCACGCGATAGAGGTACGAATCTACGCAGAAGATCCGAATACATTTTTTCCATCACCAGGGAAAATAACAGAGATGTCGTTTTTACAGGAGTCATGGATACGTTATGAGCTTGGCGTTGAAGCGGGAATGACAGTAACGCCGTTCTATGATCCTATGATTGCGAAGGTAGTAGTGTCAGGTACGACGCGTACAGAGGCTATAGATAAGCTTCGCCAGGCATTAGCAGGCTACCGTGTAGAGGGAATAAAAACAAATATACCGTTTCTTCGGGAGGTTATCGACCACCCAACATTCTTACAAGGCGAGGCAACGACCAATTTTATTAAAGAGGTGAGACGATGACAAAGGTTCTAGCGAGTATGGCCGGGAATGTATGGAAAGTGCTTGTTTCAGAAGGAGATGAAGTGACAAATGGCCAGGATGTTGTCATTTTAGAGTCGATGAAGATGGAAATTCCTATTGCAGCCGAGCAGGTTGGTGTGGTGAAGGGTGTTAAGGTAGCGGAAGGCGATTTTGTAAATGAAGGCGATGTTCTTATGGAGCTAGACTAATTATGAATCTACCGGCAACTGTAGAAATAAAGGAAGTCGGCCCACGAGATGGGTTGCAAAATGAGAGTAAGTCTGTTAGTACGGAAGATAAAATTCAGCTCATAAATCATTTATCTCAAAGTGGTTTGAAGTACATTGAAGTAACATCCTTTGTCAATCCAAAGTGGATTCCACAGCTTGCTGATGCAAGTGAAGTAGCTTCTCGGATTGAGAGAATTGAAGGTGTGACATATGCTGCATTAGTTCCAAATGAACGCGGCTTACAGCGGGCGCTCCAAACCGGTATCGATGAGATCTCCGTGTTTTTATCAGCAAGTGAGACTCATAATCGGAAGAATATCAATAAATCAATTGAAGATACATTGCCGATTTTAAAAAATGTTATTCAAGAGGCGAAAGCTGCAGGCAAGACTGTTAGAGGATATATTTCCACAGTCATTGAATGTCCGTACGAGGGGTTAGTTAACGCTTCGCAAGTAAACCGAATTGCCGATGTGCTTCTGGAGTTTGGCGTTCGAGAGCTTTCGTTAGGTGACACAATTGGAGTAGCTACGCCACTTGAAGTGGAGGCGTTGTTAGCAACGATGTGCAATTCTATACCTCCAAGTAAAATCGCTATGCACTTTCATGATACGCATGGTACAGCTCTAGCAAATATATTAACATCCATGCAAATGGGGATTTACAAGTTTGATAGTTCAATAGGGGGCTTGGGAGGCTGCCCATATGCGCCGGGTGCGTCCGGTAATGTCGCAACAGAGGACGTAGTATATATGCTTGAACGAATGGGAGTTTCTACTGGTGTAAGGTCAGAGGTTTTAACAACAGTGACAAAGTATTTAGAAAATCAAGTTGGTTTGCGTCTAAATAGTTGTCATAGTCAAATATTTCGAGCAGGAGGCGAAGGATGACACCATTAGTTTTAAAAGAAAAAGTAAACGAACATATCGCAATTATTACGTTAAATAGACCTGAAGCGGCTAATGCTTTGAGCATACAGCTGCTGCATGAATTAATAGATTTGGTGGAACAAATTCACTATGATTCTTCCGTTCGCTGTGTCATCTTAACAGGTGCTGGTGAAAATGTATTCTGTGCTGGGGCCGATTTAAAGGAACGAGCAGGTATGGGAGACGAGGATGTTAAAAAGCATGTCGCACTCATACGGAAAGCAATAGACACTGTGGAAAAGTTGCCGCAGCCAGTCATTTGTGCGATAAATGGGGCTGCTTTTGGCGGAGGGTTAGAGTTGGCGCTAGCTTGTGATATAAGAATAGCTGTCGCAAATGCGAAGCTTGGCTTAACGGAGACAAGTCTCGGTATTATTCCAGGAGCAGGCGGTACACAACGGTTACCTAGATTAATAGGCACTGGAAAGGCGAAGGAATTAATATTCACAGCTGCAAAAATAAATGCGAAAACTGCACAGCAATTAGGTGTGGTCGAACAGGTTGTGCAGGAGGGGGCAATATCGAACGCGTTGATACTCGCAGAACAAATTTCGCGCAACGCTCCGCTAGCACTGATTCATGCGAAGCTTGCAATAAATAAAGGGATTGAATGTGATTTGGAAACTGGTTTAGCAATTGAGGAGATGGCATACGAGCAAATCATTCGAACGAATGACCGTATAGAAGGATTGCGTGCGTTTCGGGAAAAGCGTCCACCAGAATATAAGGGTGAATAAGGAGGAAAAAATCATTGTCACGATCAGATGAACTATTAGATAAAAAAGCACACATTCACCAAGGGGGAGACAAAAAGTATCACGAGAAAAATAAAGAACAAGGAAAATTATTTGTACGCGAACGCCTTGCGTTACTTTTTGATGAAGACGTCCAATTTGAAGATGCCGAGTTTGCTAACTGTTTAGCAAGTGGCCTTCCTGCTGATGGTGTGGTGACGGCAGTTGGAACAATACATGGTCAAACTGTTTGTGTAATGGCAAATGATTCGACGGTCAAAGCTGGTTCTTGGGGAGCACGTACCGTTGAAAAAATCATTCGCATTCAAGAGACGGCCGAAAAGCTTCAATGCCCGATGCTATACTTAGTCGATTCAGCTGGGGCGCGGATTACAGATCAAGTAGAAATGTTTCCAGGACGACGGGGAGCGGGGCGAATATTTTATAATCAAGTAAAGCTTTCAGGAAAAGTACCGCAAGTTTGTTTGTTATTCGGTCCATCCGCTGCTGGTGGTGCATACATTCCAGCGTTTTGTGATGTCGTTGTCATGGTGGAAGGCAATGCTTCTATGTACTTAGGTTCTCCGCGTATGGCTGAAATGGTCATTGGAGAAAAGGTGACTCTTGAGGAGATGGGCGGTGCGCGCATGCATTGCTCTGTGTCTGGCTGTGGCGACGTGCTTGTAAAAACAGAAGAAGAAGCGATAGCATTTGCGCGCCGCTATTTGTCATATTTTCCAGCGAATTATAAGCAAACAGTCCCTGTTGTGAAAGGGAGTGAACCTAAGAAGTTTAGTACAAGTATTGAAGATTTATTACCTGCGAATCAAAATGCACCGTTCAATATGTACGACTTAATTGAACGTTTTATTGATGATGACTCTTTTTGTGAAATTAAAAAATTGTTTGCTCCTGAGCTAATTACGGGGTTAGCGCGACTGGATGGGAAGTCTATTGGTATAATCGCCAACCAACCTCGTGTAAAAGGAGGCGTTCTATTTCATGACTCGGCAGATAAAGCAGCAAAATTTATAACATTATGCGATGCCTTCAACATCCCGCTCGTATTCTTAGTGGATATTCCTGGATTTATGATTGGAACGAAGGTAGAGCGTGCGGGTATCATTCGTCACGGAGCAAAAATGATTGCAGCGATGAGTGAAGCAACAGTCCCGAAAATATCGATTGTTGTACGGAAAGCCTATGGGGCAGGTCTTTATGCGATGGCGGGTCCAGCGTTTGAACCAGATTGCTGTTTGGCATTTCCGCACGCACAAATTGCTGTAATGGGCCCTGAAGCCGCGGTTAACGCCGTATATGCTAATAAAATTGCTTCACTTCCAGAGGGAGACCGATCTGCTTTTATCGAAGAAAAGCGTGAGGAGTATAAAAAAGATATCGACATTTATCATTTAGCTGCCGAAATGGTCATTGACGCAATTATCGCGCCAAACAGTTTACGTGAAGAACTAAATCATCGCTTACGGGCATATGAAACAAAGTGCTTAACTTTCTCAGAAAGAAAGCATGGAGTGTATCCTGTCTAAAAAAGTACTATAGAAAAGATAACTCACTTATTATTTTTTTGAACTGAACTGCATTGTGTCAGGTAGACATAGTGCAGTTTATTTTATTGGGAGGGTTAGCTTTTTCCCGTCTCCCTAAAAAAGCCTGTCTTTTTAATTTTTATTGAAAGAATTTATCTGAAAGAAAATCATAGAGATGTAAGTGTTTAGAGCCGTTTTTCTATCGGCTTATTTTTTTTGTCGAACTTTTTATGTAAGAAAATATAACATAAGTATTGACTATTATCTGAATCTTGTAATATATTATAACAAACGATGTAACAAAACCTAACATAAGGGAGATGAACAAAAAAATGAATGCTGAAACTTTATCATTTGCTTTGGACTCATTATGGGTAATGGTGGCGGCGGTCTTAGTTATTGGAATGCAAGCAGGATTTGCTTTATTAGAAGCAGGATCAACAAGGATGAAAAACTCTGCACACGTAGCGGGAAAACAAATACTTAGCTTTGCGATTGCAAGTATAGCGTTTTGGGCAGTTGGTTTTGGAATTACGTTTGGAGCGGGAAATAGCTTCATAGGAACATCAGGCTGGTTCTTAATCGGTGATGAAGCTACATTCGATTCACTATCATGGGCGAATGTTCCACTAGAACTTAAATTTTTATTCCAAATGGCATTTGTTGGTGTATCGTTAGCAATTGCTTGGGGGGGCTTTGCTGAACGTGCGAAATTAGCAGTATATTTTGTGTTTGGTACGATTTTCGTTATTGCGATTTATCCAGTTATTGGTCACTGGGTATGGGGTGGCGGTTGGTTAGGTGCCATGGGGATGCAGGACTTTGCAGGTTCAACAGTCGTACATTTACAAGGTGCGATAGCAGCTTTAATTGCTACAATTCTTTTAGGTCCACGTATTGGTAAATTCAATAAAGATGGTACACCAAATTTCATTCCTGGTCATAACCAAGTGTATACCGTATTAGGTGGACTTATTTTATGGATTGGTTGGTTTGGATTCAATGCAGGTAGTACGATGGCAGCAGGAGATGGCTTTTTCACATATGTTGCGTTAACGACTAACTTAGCAGCTGCAGCAGGAGCTATTGCAGCAATCGTGACTGCAAAATTATTAGTAGGTCGCGCAGATATTCCGGCGATGGTCAATGGTGTGTTAGCGGCGTTAGTTGCTATTACGGCGGCTTGTGCGTTTGTTGAGCCTTGGGCAGCTATCGTAATTGGTGCCGTAGCGGGTTCATTTACTTTCTGGACATCAGTGTACTTTGAGAAGAAAGGTATCGATGATCCGATTTACGCATTCTCTGTACATGGTATTGCAGGTATTATTGGAACGATCTCAACAGGCTTCTTTGCTTCACCACGTTTAGTTGAAATAACAGGTATTGGTAAAGCAGGTTTATTCTATGGCGGTGGATTCGATCAATTAATCGTTCAAACTGTTGGAGTGCTTGGAGCGGCTGCGTATGTTGCGGTTGTATCATTTGTCGTACTTTATGCACTGAAAAAGACAATTGGCTTACGTGTAACAGCTGATCAAGAAGTAACAGGATTGGATATGAGTGAGCATGGCTCATATGGGTATCCAGAACAATTAGACCCAGAGTTTAAATCATCTAATCAAATTAGCAGCTAAAGCAGGAGGGGAAAGGATCGGAGTGCTCACTTCGGTCCTTTCTTTTACTGTATAGAAATCGACGAAATTGAGGTGAAAGAGAAGCATTAACATTTTGAAGTAATGCAATTATTCTTTAATTAATACGATAAATGGATAGTCGTTTATTGAATGTTCCTATTTTAACTAAATGGATTTTTATTGAAAATATGTGTGGTGTTAAAGGAAACGTGATGTACTTCAAGAAATAATATATACAAAGCCATAATTTTCAGGTGATTATATGAATGAATTACTGCATTTGCAAGATAAAATAGAGCAGGCTAACAGCATTTCAATGTTACGTGAGTTGCATGATGAGATTTTGATGATTTTAAAAGGACATCCCGATTTTTTATCGTTAAATCGAGATGTGACGTTTAGTGTATATAAGCAACTAAGTATAGTTCATGATGCTCTTATGTATCGTGTATTGAAGCTAGCTGAGATTGAGGTAGAGTTAAGAGGAATAGGACAGCGTCCGGATGCTTACTGCTGGTATATAATGGGTAGTGGTGCACGGCATGAACAGACTGTACGTACAGACCAAGATAACGGCATCATTTTTGATTGTAATGAAGGTAACAAAGAAAGCTGTTATCAGTATATAAATGAGTTAGCGAAAATTGGTACTTCATACATGAACGACATAGGCTATCCCTTTTGCGAAGGACATGTCATGGCGACGAATCCTAGATGGCAAAAGCAATTGGCAGACTGGGAAAGGCAAATAAAACAGTATGTTGAAGGACATACACCAGATGATATTCGATATTTGCTAATAGCATCTGATTTACGGGCCATCTATGGTGATCCACGGCTCATAGTTGTATGTAAAAGAAACTTGCAGAGGCTTCTTTATTCATCCGCTATGACGCTAAAACGTATGGGGGAACATTGCTTAACGCCTGAAGTGCCGCTATCCTTTTTTGGTTATATTCATGCTGAGCGTTGGGGAGAGCATGCTGGAAAGCTAAATATTAAGCAAGCCATATATGTTCCCATTATAAATTGCATTAAATTTTTATGTGCTATTTATCATGTTGATAAGGATTCTACTTGGGAACGTGCTTATACATTGTTTGCAAAAAATCACTTACCACATGCTTTATATGAAGATATTTGTATTGCTTTACAAACGGCGCTATATTTAAGGCTGCTATATTCTGTTAAAGAACAGAGTAGTGCAGATTATGTATGTCTACGTGATCTTCATGAACAGGACCGAGCGCTGTTAAAAGAGGGATTAAAAACTGCAAAAGTGTTACAAAGATATGTAAATAAGTTAGTGGTGAACGCTCAATATGAAGCAACCAACCTTTAAACAATGGACGGCGTTGTTACAATCGCTAGGTATAGCGAAAGGAGAAGCAGCCGCTTCCTTTTCACAAGAAGCTTGGTTGCGACAAAATTTAAAAGAAGCTCATAAAAATAAATTGGATTTAAATATGCTATTGACTGAAATAACGTGGGTGGTACTTGATACGGAGACGACAGGTTTTTACCCACAACAAGGGGATAAAATTATATCAGTAGCTTGTGTTAAAATTAAGAATGGAACAAATCATGGGTGGTACGAAAGCTTCGTGAATCCTAATCGATCAATCCCAGAGCACATCACTCAGTTAACAGGGATTCGAGATGAGGATGTGTTAAAAGCACCAACGCTGGATGAAGTTATGCCGTTATTATTGCAGTTTCTAAATGAATGTTGCGTTGTTGGGTATCATATTCAACACGATGTACAATTTATAAATCATTTCTTATCGAGACAATATCGATCAACACTTCCACAAACGGCATTTGAATTAAGACAAATTACAGAAAAACTGTATAAGCAGCCTTTTCCAACTTTAGACGATGCCTTAAGCTTTCATGATATTCGTTGTGAAAATAGACATACAGCGAAGGGGGATGTTGAGGCGATGTATCAATTGTGGCTGCAGTTGTTAGAGAAACTAGAAAACGAAAAAATTGCTACGTTATATGACTTATATGTGTGGTTAAGTTAAAAAATTTTTAAAAGGTGTTATAAAAAAGTTTTTAAAGGACATAATATTGTCGTCGCACATAGTAAATGTGTGAATAGGATTTATTGCTAGGAGGAAAAGAAAGTGGAACGTGGTAAAGTAAAATGGTTTAACAGTGAAAAAGGATTTGGATTTATTGAGCGCGAAGATGGTGACGATGTATTTGTTCACTTCTCTGCAATTCAAAGTGAAGGCTTTAAGTCTTTAGATGAAGGGCAAGAGGTTGAATTTGAAATTGAGCAAGGTCAACGTGGTCCACAAGCGACGAACGTTCATAAAGTGTAATCCGACATCATTTGTCTGGCACATATTACTGTGCCAGACGTTTTTTATTTATACACTTGTTAGCTTTAGCTTCCTGTGCTTGCAAAAGCACGTAAGCCTTGATTCCAGAACCAATAAGCTAGAAACCAGCAAACTGCTGCGACGACGGGAGTCCATAA from Bacillus sp. HMF5848 includes these protein-coding regions:
- a CDS encoding TetR/AcrR family transcriptional regulator, whose protein sequence is MSDSKPLKERILDAALQLFERYGYHGVTVNQIVAECSASKGGFYHNFSSKDELLYEIHDYFISYVLEKAKRAFEECATPTEKLVAVIQSFVKVFHMYKAHITVFYQESMYLRPEYKEAIATKRDEFRTIMRAVIVEGVQSGEFREELNIDITVMSILGTVNWTYKWYQPNGASTIEEIAELYIDLILHSILTNDAKVNKQYAHFFRKIPCI
- a CDS encoding acyl-CoA dehydrogenase family protein, producing the protein MNFSFTKEQIMIQEMVSDFAQREIKPLAESLDRTSEFAQDIFKKIGELGLLGLPFPEEYGGAGADTMSYAIAVEEIGKACGGTGLSYAAAVSLGASPIYYFGTEEQKQTWLVPMAKGETLGSFGLTEPNAGSDAGGTQTKAILDGETYIINGEKCWITNAGYARQVIVTAVTGQDERGKPIISAIIVPTDAEGVDITCNYEKMGVRASNTCQIVLTDVRVPKENILGDHQKGFKQFLYTLDGGRISIAALSVGIAQAAYEKALQYAKERKQFGQSISKFQAIQFKLADMAMEIELARTMVHKAAWLKDNDKPFAKEAAFAKLYASEAGFRACNQAIQIHGGYGYMREYEVERHLRDIKLMEIGEGTSEIQRLVIARQIGC
- a CDS encoding AMP-binding protein; this encodes MLQVTVGELLSKKAEKHPDHEAVVYPDRDLKMTYKEFNDHCHKVAKGLIHLGIQAGEHVAIWATNKPEWLTSQFATAKAGAVLVTVNTNYQRAELEYLLKQSDSTTLILMEKFRDTSYINTLYEIAPELKTSEPGQLESKALPCLKNVIVLGENKYPGTFNWGDVVEMGAQVSDETLLAREQSLHPQDVINMQYTSGTTGFPKGVMLTHSNIVNNAYNIASCMNLTQNDRLCIPVPFFHCFGCVLGTLACVTVGATMVPVVEFQPAAVLEAVEKEKCTALHGVPTMFIAELNDPSFLSYKLESLRTGIMAGSNCPIEVMKAVIEKMGATDITIAYGQTESSPVITQTRTDDPIEIRVESVGRALPNVEVKIVEPGTTNEVPRGIQGELCTRGYHVMRGYYNNDAATKDAIDVEGWLHTGDLAVMDENGYCRITGRLKDMIIRGGENIYPREIEEFLYKHPAILDVQVVGIPDEKYGEEVMAWIIPKQGIELTEDDIRQFCKGNISRHKIPRYIAFTNEYPMTASGKIQKFRLREQAKSIVQGGSHV
- a CDS encoding acetyl/propionyl/methylcrotonyl-CoA carboxylase subunit alpha, producing MFEKILIANRGEIAVRIMKTCQKLQIKTVAIYSEADKDAPHVKLADEAYLIGPPRVNESYLVIDKIIAIAKQTNVNAIHPGYGLLSENSTFARRCEREDIIFIGPTADVIEKMGSKIEARRTMQEAGVPIVPGYTNSLQDEEEAIKIANEIGYPVMLKASAGGGGIGMQVVSCDDDIRKAFKSNQQRATNFFGDGTMYIEKYIENPRHIEVQILADQKGTTVHLWERDCSIQRRHQKVVEEAPSPFLDDITRASMGDAAVRAAKHIGYSNAGTIEFLVDEQKNFYFLEMNTRIQVEHPVTEEITGLDLVEQQIRIAAGSPLQLTQSDIKGTGHAIEVRIYAEDPNTFFPSPGKITEMSFLQESWIRYELGVEAGMTVTPFYDPMIAKVVVSGTTRTEAIDKLRQALAGYRVEGIKTNIPFLREVIDHPTFLQGEATTNFIKEVRR
- a CDS encoding acetyl-CoA carboxylase biotin carboxyl carrier protein subunit, yielding MTKVLASMAGNVWKVLVSEGDEVTNGQDVVILESMKMEIPIAAEQVGVVKGVKVAEGDFVNEGDVLMELD
- a CDS encoding hydroxymethylglutaryl-CoA lyase, whose translation is MNLPATVEIKEVGPRDGLQNESKSVSTEDKIQLINHLSQSGLKYIEVTSFVNPKWIPQLADASEVASRIERIEGVTYAALVPNERGLQRALQTGIDEISVFLSASETHNRKNINKSIEDTLPILKNVIQEAKAAGKTVRGYISTVIECPYEGLVNASQVNRIADVLLEFGVRELSLGDTIGVATPLEVEALLATMCNSIPPSKIAMHFHDTHGTALANILTSMQMGIYKFDSSIGGLGGCPYAPGASGNVATEDVVYMLERMGVSTGVRSEVLTTVTKYLENQVGLRLNSCHSQIFRAGGEG